The nucleotide window TTTCTTGATGGGGCGCTTCAGCGGCAGCCGGAAGTCGGCGATGAGGCGCTCGGCGAAGGCCTGGTCCCAGTTCTCGAAGAACCACGGGGCTGCCTTGAACACGTGCCGGGGCGCGAAGTCCTCGGGGTAGCGTTGCGACTCGGCGATGAAGCAGAGGTTCCGCAGCACGTCGGAGTGCTCGGCGGGCGTGCGGCCGAAGACCTCCGCCTCCCCGGCATTCGGGAAGAGCTGGCCGGTCAGCAGCTGCATGATGGTGGTCTTGCCTGCTCCGTTGCGGCCGAGGAGGCCGTAGATGCGGTTCTCGGCGAGGGTGAAGTCGACGGCGTCGACGGCCGTGAACTGCCCGTATCGCTTGGTGAGGCCGGTCGCCTTGACGACGATCTGGCTCATGATTCGATCCTTTCCGCGCGGACGAGTGCCGCGAGTTCTTCGATGTCGATGCCGAGCTTGTCGGCTTCGACCAGGAGGGGCCTGATGTACTGTTCGGTGAATTCCGCGCGACGCCGTTCGATGAGCGCCCCTCGCGCTCCGATGGCCACGAACATGCCGATTCCTCTCCGTTTCTCGACGAATCCGTCGTCGACGAGGCGATTGACGCCCTTCAGCGCCGTCGCCGGGTTGATGCGATAGAAGGCAGCGAACTCGTTGATCGAGGGGATCTGCGCGCCTTCGGCGAGGGAGCCCTCGATGATGTCGTTCTCGATCAACTCGGCGATCTGCTGGAAGATCGGTCGTGATTCGTCCATACCGGCCTTAGTTCATTAGTTAGTTGCTCGACTAACTAACCACCTAACCGGGGGTCTGTCAAGCCCTAGGCTGACGTCATGAGCCACTTCGACCTCGTCATCCTCGGCGCCGGCCCCGGCGGCTACGTCGCCGCCGTCCGCGCCGCACAGCTCGGCCTGAAGACCGCCGTCATCGAAGAGCGCTACTGGGGCGGCGTCTGCCTGAACGTCGGGTGCATCCCCTCGAAAGCACTGCTGCGGAACGCCGAACTCGCCCACCTCTTCCGCGAAGACGCATCCACCTTCGGCATCACCGGCGAGGCGAGCTTCGACTTCGGCGCCGCCTTCGACCGCAGCCGCGAGGTCGCAGCCGGGCGCGTCAAAGGCATCCACTACCTGATGAAGAAGAACGCCATCACCGAGATCGACGGCCGCGGCGTCTTCCGCGACGACCGCACCATCGACGTCACCGGCCCGGAAGGCGTCGCCCAGACCGTCACCTTCGACCACGCGATCATCGCCACCGGCTCGCAGGTGCGGCTGCTGCCGGGCGTCGAGCTCTCCGAGAACGTCGTCACCTACGAATCGCAGATCCTCACCCGCGAACTCCCCCGATCCATCGCCATCGTCGGCGCCGGCGCCATCGGCATGGAATTCGCCTACGTGCTGAAGAACTACGGCGTCGACGTCACCATCGTCGAGTTCATGGACCGCGCCCTGCCGAACGAAGACGTCGAGGTCTCGAAGGAGATCCAGAAGCAGTACCGCAAGCTCGGGGTGCCGATCCTCACCTCGACCCGGGTGGATGCCGTCACCGACCGCGGCTCGTCCGTCACCGTCGACTACACGGGCTCCGACGGCCAGACCGGCAGCCTCGAGGTCGACCGCGTGCTGATGGCCGTCGGCTTCGCCCCCAACGTCGACGGTTTCGGCCTCGAGCACACCGGCGTCGCCCTCACCGACCGCGGCGCGATCGGCATCGACGAGTACATGCGCACCAGCGTGCCGCACATCTTCGCCATCGGCGACGTCACCGCCAAACTCATGCTCGCCCACGTCGCAGAGGCCCAGGGCGTCGTCGCCGCAGAGACCATCGCCGGCGCCGAGACGATGGACCTCGGCGACTACCGGATGATGCCCCGCGCGACCTTCTGCCAGCCGCAGGTCGCGAGCTTCGGACTCACCGAGCAGCAGGCCCGGGATGCCGGCTACGACGTCGTCGTCTCCAAGTTCCCCTTCTCGGCCAACGGCAAAGCCGCCGGCCTCGGCGACACCACCGGCTTCGTGAAACTCATCGCCGACGCGAAATACCTCGAACTCCTCGGCGGCCACCTCATCGGCCCCGACGTCTCGGAACTGCTCCCCGAACTCACCCTCGCCCAGAAATGGGACCTCGGCGCCCTCGAACTCGGCCGCAACGTGCACACGCACCCCACGCTCTCCGAAGCGCTGCAGGACGCGATCCACGGCCTCGCGGGGCACATGATCAACCTGTAGGGGGATCTGCAAGGGCGGATACCTGCCCTTGCAGCCCTGGCGGGTCGGATCGCCGGCCGGCACGTCGGCGTATCCGGTCGAACGCCGTCGACCGGCGACGGAGACTCGCGACGGCTCCCAGGAATCCCGCATAAACCGCGATGAGCCCAGGCGGCCACAGCCAGGCCGCGAGCCACGGAGCACCGTCCCCGAGGAAGAACATGGCGGTGACGGCTCCTGCACCCAGGACGCTGAGGGACAACGCCCGAAGCGCCGGGCCGAGACCGAGATGCCGTGCATCTCGCATCGTGTACACCACCGGTTGCCCTCGGTGACGGGCGAGATCATCCGCCTCATCCCACCAGGTATCGCTCATGCGCATGACCGCACGGTCAGCCCGCCGAACAGCGGATGCCCGAACGAGTTGTGCAAGCAATCCGACCCCGATCGCCGTCAGCAGAGCCGGCCCCAACACGTGCCGCGCGGCAATGTGGGCGGCTTCTGCGACCATCGACCCGAGCACGCACAGCAACCCCGCCGCGGTCGCCGTTGCGATCACGGCGCGCGAGAGGGAATCGATACGTCGATAGCGTTCGGACACCGGTTCGAGAAGCCGAGTTGCGGCCTCGTCGTCGACACGGCACTTCTCTTCGAAGGCCAGTTGTTCCGGATCTCGGATTCCGGTGATCGAGGGAAGGATCCCCAGGCATCGAACCTCGTACAGGAGCACTTCCCGATCGACGTTCGAAGCGTTCCGCTCGATCGGGAGCCGGGCATGCCCCGACACCTGCAGCGCGAGCACGAAGCGGGCCAGACCGGCCAGGCCATCCGGCGTCATCGATGGGAGCGGCTTCGCTGAAACGAGCAACCGGAATGCGGTACCGCTCTCCGAGGCGAACGCATACTCGAGCGCGTGAGCGAACGCCCAGCCCGAGTACCTCCGGCGGAGTTCGATGATTTCGTCGGCAGGAACCTCCCGGCCCCGAACCCGCACGATGCACGCGGTCTCGTTCCACTCGACCCGCGGGTACCTGCGCACAAGGACGACCGAAATGACCGCGGCCCAGACGATGGCCCCGCCGAACAGAGACCAGAGCCATGGCGTCGGGACCCCGCCTGCGGCGAGCATCGGCCCGGCGAATGAACTGGACGCCAGGGAGGCCGACGCCGCGAGGGCCCACACCGCTGCCAGGGATCCCCGAAGGCCCGGCCCCGACAATCTGGTGACGACCGCATGTGCGCCGGCTTCGGCGCTGTGCGCGGTCGACGTCTGTCCGCTCACGCGGCCGACCCGCTCGCCGCGGATCGGACGTCGAGCGTTGCGAGGTCGGCGATCAGCTCGCGTGGCCCCGCCTCGGTCGTCCCTCGCTTCCCGGCAAGACCGGAGTGCAGCGGCGCATCCGCCGAATCCGAAGCGAACGCACCCGCGAGGCTGCCGGCGAACCGGCGGAGCGTGGCGACTCCGTCTGCATCCAGCGCAGTGAACGGCTCGCCGGTCATAAGCATCCGAAACTTCGGGCCGCCTTCTGGCACGAACGTGTACGTGAGGTATTGCGACGAGCCTTTGCCCGAGAGCTTGCGGTGGATGCGGGTGAGCTGGAGCACCGGAACCGTCCGACCGCGCACGTGCACCGTGCAGCCGGGTTCAACCCACATGACACGCGGGAAGGTCACCACGGTGATCGCCGAGAGCATCAGGCCCTCGCACATGGCAACAGTGAGCGCCGCCCATAACCACGGCAGCGGTCGCGCTGCGAACAGCGGCGCGACGAAGCGGCTGAGCAGCAGACCGGTCATCAGCGACATCAGGATGATGAGTCCGATGGATTTTGGCAGCACCGGCGGGGACAGTCGAATCATGGTGTGGACATCATGGCAGCCCGCGCGACGCCGAGCGAGAGTTCGCGCCAGAAAACTGTGTGGCGTGCCGCGGCATCCGCCGGCCGCCCGCACCGAAAGCAGGCCGAAGCGACCGCGCGTCGCCGAAAGCAGGCCGAATCGGCATGCGTGGTGCCCGCGTGGCCTGCTTTCGGGACACGCGGCACTCACAGGGTGCGGCGGAGCGGCACGGGGCGGCGGCAAGCGCGCGGCGCGGCGGCGGCAAGCGCGCGGCGCGGCGGCGGCAAGCGCGCGGCGCGGGGGCCCCTCAGCCGACGAGGCGGAAGTCGCCGGCGCGGGCCAGGGCGGCGGCGATCTCGCCGGTGTCGGGGGCGACGGACTCGCGGTGCTTGATGTAGAGGCGGGCGGGCCCGGCATCCGCCACCTCGAAGGTCGCGGCGCCCACGCCGAGCTCGGCGAAGCGATCGTAGAGGGCCTGCAGGGCGCGCCTGACCTCGTCGTCGGTGCGGATGCCCGACACCTGCAGCCTGGTCGTCGTGACGTGATCGGGCACCTCAGATCCTTCCGTTGAACACCTGCAGCGCCGAATCCTCGCGCGTACCGCCGCGGCCGTCGCCGTAGTCGGCGTAGTCCGCGATCCAGCGGATCGAACGCACCCATTTGACGTGCTTGTAGCCGTGGTTCGACTCGACCCTGAGGCGCGCCGGTGCACCGAGGTACAGGTCGATGGGGGCGCCGTTGCGCTCGTAGGCGAGGATCGTGTCGTCCTCGAACGCCGTGTCGAGGTCGATCGCCGCATAGAACGGCTCGCGCGGGCGGTTGTCGATCATCTTCTGCGCGAGGCCGTACGAATCGACCAGCACGTACCGCGCAGCCTCCGGCTTCGGCCCGAGCAGGGCGAGGAGGTCGCGCAACCGCACGCCCGTCCACCGCGACGTCGCCGACCAGCCCTGCATGCAGCTGTGCGTGGCGATGTACGAGGCCTGCGGCAAGGCGCGGAGATCGTCGAGCGTGAGGGTCTTCGACGCACCGCTGCCGGTGTCGTCGCCGATCGTGACCGTGTACCCCTCCCAGTCGCGGTCGCGCGCGGCGATCCACTCCTCGGACTCCTCGGCCGTCGGCGGCAGGCCGTTCGTCCAATGGAACTCCGAGATGTCGGCGTCCGTGTAGCTCTTCTGCGCGTCGAGGCGCGGGCGCATCCGGTTCAGGAACACCTTGCGGCCGAGCTCGGTGAACCAGGCGAGGAAATGATGCGTGCGCACACGGTCGGCGAGCGTCAGATAGCTGAGCGCGATCCACACCACCACGACCGCGACGATCGTGCCGATCATGATGACGAGCGCCTGCGCGTACCTGGCCGTGTCGACGTCGCCGAAGACCATGTGCACCACGTTGTGCTCGCGATGCACGAGGAACACGAGGCTCACATGCATGACGATGAAGCCGCACATCAGCACCATCGCGATGAAATGCAGCGACCTGGCCCCCTGATGCCCGCCCCAGAACTTCACATACCAGGGGTAGCGGGAGCGGATCGCCGGCGACATCGCGAGCCCGGTGAGCATCATGAACGGCGCCAGGATGAAGATCACGAAGGAGTAGCCGAGCATCTGCAACGCGTCGTAGGGCTGGAAGTGCTCGATCGACGGGACGCCGAAGCCGAGGTAGATCACGAAGGAGTCCCACGCCTCGGGGATCACATCCCACGAGGTCGGGATGATCCGCCGCCACAGCCCGGTCGCGAACAGCAGCACGACGTAGACGACGCCGTTCAGCACCCACAGCATGACCGACAGGCCGTGCCAGTGCCGCCCGAGGCCCACATTGCCGCGGCCCGGCAGTCCGATGAGCGGGGAGAGGGACTTCTCGTCCATGAGGGAGGTGTAGACGCCCTCCTCTTTCGGCAGCTTGCGGCGGGTGAACCGCAGCCA belongs to Agromyces archimandritae and includes:
- the lpdA gene encoding dihydrolipoyl dehydrogenase, whose protein sequence is MSHFDLVILGAGPGGYVAAVRAAQLGLKTAVIEERYWGGVCLNVGCIPSKALLRNAELAHLFREDASTFGITGEASFDFGAAFDRSREVAAGRVKGIHYLMKKNAITEIDGRGVFRDDRTIDVTGPEGVAQTVTFDHAIIATGSQVRLLPGVELSENVVTYESQILTRELPRSIAIVGAGAIGMEFAYVLKNYGVDVTIVEFMDRALPNEDVEVSKEIQKQYRKLGVPILTSTRVDAVTDRGSSVTVDYTGSDGQTGSLEVDRVLMAVGFAPNVDGFGLEHTGVALTDRGAIGIDEYMRTSVPHIFAIGDVTAKLMLAHVAEAQGVVAAETIAGAETMDLGDYRMMPRATFCQPQVASFGLTEQQARDAGYDVVVSKFPFSANGKAAGLGDTTGFVKLIADAKYLELLGGHLIGPDVSELLPELTLAQKWDLGALELGRNVHTHPTLSEALQDAIHGLAGHMINL
- a CDS encoding GntR family transcriptional regulator is translated as MDESRPIFQQIAELIENDIIEGSLAEGAQIPSINEFAAFYRINPATALKGVNRLVDDGFVEKRRGIGMFVAIGARGALIERRRAEFTEQYIRPLLVEADKLGIDIEELAALVRAERIES
- a CDS encoding molybdopterin-dependent oxidoreductase, whose amino-acid sequence is MNPDFPFWLRATHLINFLLIGMLLRSGWEILASLPRLWWRKDSAPGTEWLRFTRRKLPKEEGVYTSLMDEKSLSPLIGLPGRGNVGLGRHWHGLSVMLWVLNGVVYVVLLFATGLWRRIIPTSWDVIPEAWDSFVIYLGFGVPSIEHFQPYDALQMLGYSFVIFILAPFMMLTGLAMSPAIRSRYPWYVKFWGGHQGARSLHFIAMVLMCGFIVMHVSLVFLVHREHNVVHMVFGDVDTARYAQALVIMIGTIVAVVVVWIALSYLTLADRVRTHHFLAWFTELGRKVFLNRMRPRLDAQKSYTDADISEFHWTNGLPPTAEESEEWIAARDRDWEGYTVTIGDDTGSGASKTLTLDDLRALPQASYIATHSCMQGWSATSRWTGVRLRDLLALLGPKPEAARYVLVDSYGLAQKMIDNRPREPFYAAIDLDTAFEDDTILAYERNGAPIDLYLGAPARLRVESNHGYKHVKWVRSIRWIADYADYGDGRGGTREDSALQVFNGRI